The following DNA comes from Flavobacterium sp. N3904.
ATCACGTCCGATCATAATCCGATCGACATAGAACACAAAAAAATGGAATTTGATTTGGCAAAAAATGGAACAATCGGACTCGAAAGTGCATTTGGCGCTTTGATGACTGTACTTCCATTAGAAACGATAATCGATAAATTTACTATTGGAAAAGCTATTTTCAGTATCTCAAATCCAATTATTAGCGAAGGCGAAATTGCCAATATTACTTTATTCAATCCTGAAGGCGCTAGTGTTTTTACTAAAGAAAATATACTTTCTAAATCAAAAAATTCAGCATTTTTAGGCACCAATCTAAAAGGAAAAGTGTATGGTATTTTTAATCAGGGAAAATTAATTTTAGGATAAAAATAATGAACAACACAATAGAAGCTGGAAAAACTGCAGCCATTACAAGTTATATTTTAGGAATTGGTGTATTTATCGCTATGTCTATGAATAGTGAAGACAAAAATGAATTTGCTTCCTTTCATATCCGTCAGGGATTGGGGCTTACGCTTACCTTTATATCTTTAGGACTTATCATTAGCAATTTTGACAGTTTGATGATTTCAGCACCAATGTGGATTTTTATTTCGGTCTTATGGTCTTACGGAATTTTTAGTGCCATAAAAGGCGAGACAAAACCGGTTCCATTACTTGGGGAATATTATCAAAAATGGCTTAAAAGCATTTCTTAAATAAAAAAATCTGAATTCTAAAATTCGAATTCTAAAATATAAAAAATGAATCTATCCCTAGAATATAAAATAAGAGAACCCAAAGTTATTCTTGACAAGTATCCATTATTATTATTACTTCATGGTTATGGCAGCAACGAAGCCGATTTGTTTTCGTTTGCACCAGAATTACCAGAGGAATATTATATTGTATCAGCCCGCGCACCTTACGATCTTCAGTACGGAAGTTATGCTTGGTACGCCATCAATTTTGATGCTGACCAAAACAAATTTTCAGACAACGATCAAGCGCGTATTTCAAAAGACAAAATTGCAAATTTTATTGACGAATTGATTGCAAATTATCCTATTGATGCCGATGATGTCAACTTGATTGGTTTCAGTCAAGGTTCAATTTTGAGTTATGCAGTGGCACTTTCATATCCAGAAAAAATCAATAAAGTAGTAGCGATGAGCGGTTATCTCAATTTGGAAATTGCATCCGAAGATTACTTAAAAAACAATCTCAGCAAACTTAAAATATTTGCATCCCACGGTACTGTAGACCAAGTTATACCTGTGGATTGGGCCAGAAAAACACCTGCAATTTTAGAAAAATTAGGCATTGCAATCACCTACAAAGAATACCCTGTCGGTCACGGTGTAGCTCCGCAAAATTTTTATGATTTAAAGAATTGGCTTATTGAAAAATAGTGTTAAGTGTTCAGTTTTTAATATTCAGTTCTTTACATACGCAAAAACTAAAAAATAATCTTTTTTTTACAAAGCCTTTATAAACTGAACACTAAAAACTGAACACCGAACACTCCTATTTCTGATATATAACAGACTGATTTACTTCAAAAGAAACGCTTTCGTCTTCGTTGATAAAATATTTCAATAATACTTCGCCCCAATATTCTCCATCACTAAAATCAGCAATAATCCAACGGTGATTCAGCACTTTTACTTTGTTGATTGAAAATTTAGTGGCTCCCAATTGGACTTGTCCGGTATATGGGTTCCCTTTTGGATTAGCATTCAAATCCAATAACTGACCTGTAACGTATGGAATTAAGGTAGCATAATTCCTGATTTTATCAGACTTAGCCGACTCAAAATAATTTTGGGCATTTTCATTTTTTTCCAATGAAAAATAATCAACGTCAGACAATTGATTGGTCAGTGATTTTATACTGTCTCTTAATTTTGTTGTCGTCTTTTTATACTTTTCCTGTTCAAAATTGACTTCTTTGCTCAAAAACATATAGGTATAGACATTAAAAACCAAAGACAAAATTAATGCATACAGAAGGAGTGATTTTTTCATTTATTATAAAATTATATTGAGATTTCTAAATTATCGTAAGCTAAATATACATTTTCTGGCAAGTTTTTTTGAACCACCTCGTGAAACCCCAGCATATGACTGATGTGTGTAAGATAGGCTTTATCGGGTTTTAGCAAAGCTATAAAATCTAGTGCTTCCTGCAAATTAAAATGCGTATTGTGAGGTTGTTCCCTTAATGCGTTTACCACCAGTACTTTTAAATTTTTCAACTTTAATATTTCAGCATTTTCAATAGTCTTTACATCCGTCAAATAAGCAAAATCATCAATTCTAAATCCAAAAACCTGTAGATCACCATGCATTACATTTATAGGAATAGCAATTTTATTGCCAATAGGAAAAGGAACATTATTTTTAATTTCAATGGTTTTTACAGAGGGCGCACCGGGATATTTATTGACTGTTTCAAATATGTAATCAAATCGTTTTTCGATATTGACAAGTACCCTTTTGTGAGCGTATATAGGAATTGCTCCCTGTCTAAAATTAAACGGACGAATATCATCCAGACCTGCGGTATGATCGGCATGTTCGTGAGTAAATAAGATTCCGTCTACTTTTCTACAATTGGAAGCCAACATTTGTTGTCTAAAATCAGGTCCGCAATCGATAACGTAAGAATGGTCTTTCCATGAAATCCAAACCGAAACTCGGAGCCTTTTGTCCTTAGAATCAGCACTTTTACATACTTCATGATCACTCCCAATAATCGGAATCCCTTGGGATGTACCTGTACCTAAAAAATATACCTTCAATTGCGTTTCTTTTTTTTACAAAAATAGGATTAATTCTCTTTCATTAGAAGCCGAATTAATTAACTTTGTAACATAATCGCCGAATTTAAACCAAAAAAAATGGAAGCCCAAAAGATAAAACTAAAAGGAGACAAAGTTATCGAGCAAATTCCTTCTATCAAGGACAAAGCACTTCGTATTAATTTGAACGAAAATATCTATGGAACATTTGCTGAAATTGGAGCTGGTCAAGAAACAGTAAGACATTTTTTTAGATCAGGCGGTTCGTCCGGAACAATTGCAAAAGCAATGTCTGCCTATGATAAAGACTTTAGTGATGCAGTTTATGGCATAGAAGAAGACGGCCGTTATGTTACCGAAAGCCGTCTTAAAAAGATGCTTACTTTTGAAGGGGAATTGATTGAAGAACGATTAAGCAGAACCAAGCATCCCAACAAAATGTTTTTCAGTTATGCCAATACTGTTGCAACGATTGACTTTGCCAAGCAGTTCAAAGGTCATGGTTGGGTAGGCATTCGATACCAATTGGACCCAACAGAAGCTTATAACGAAATTATTATACACATACGTTTCAAAGAAACCGATTCCAGATTACAACAAGAAACTTTGGGTGTATTGGGAGTTAATTTAATTTATGGTGCTTTTTATAAATACAATGACCCTAAAAAATTATTGCGTTACTTATACGATCACTTAGACAAAGACCAACTGGAAATTGACACAATTAATTTCTCAGGTCCACGTTTTGCTGATGTAGACAACCGATTAATGAGTTTACAATTGGTAAAAAATGGCATGACCGATGCGGTAATGTTCAATCCTGAAGGCAAAAACATACTTCCTGCGGCTATTTTATATAAGAAAAATATACTCGCTTTTAGAGGTAGCTTCCGTCCGGTTACCAAAGTAAACATGGATATGTACAAGGAATCCCTAAAAATGTTTTTGGAGGAAAATAAAGTCGAGAAAGAAAACACCTTAGTGATTTTTGAAATTACATTATCCAATTTACGCTCGGATGGAGAGATTGATGAAAGAGATTTTATGGATCGGGCTGAATTACTATGCTCTTTGGGGCAAACAGTTATGATTTCCAATTTCCAAGAATATTATAAAGTGGTTGAATACTTCTCTAATTATACCAAAGCCCGAATGGGTCTTGCTATGGGAGTAAACAATCTGGTTGATATTTTTGACGAAAAATATTACCGCCATTTGAGTGGTGGAATCCTAGAAGCTTTTGGAAAATTATTCTATCGAGATATGAAAGTTTTCCTATATCCAATGCTAGGCGAAGATGGCGAAACCATAACTTCAGAAAATCTAAAAGTACATCCTAGAATGAAAGAATTATACAAATTCTTTAAATTCAATGGGAAAGTTGTTGATATTGAAGATTATAACCCAGAGATTCTAGAAGTTTTCTCCCGCGAAGTCTTAAAAATGATCAGTGAAGGAAAACCAGGCTGGGAACCGATGTTACCACCAGGTGTACCGGAAATCATTAAAGAAAAATGCCTTTTTGGATATCAAGCCAACCCGCTTTTAGAAGCTAGCAAGTAATAGCATTTATGCCAAGAAAGGTGATATTAAAAAAAATCCAGAAAAGACAAATTCTCTTTTCTGGATTTTTTGTTTTTGAAACATATTAGAAATCTATTTAGCTTACTTTAATATCTGATCAGCATGTGCTTTGGTTTTTACTTCTGAAATAACATCGATTATGATCCCGTTTTCATCTATTACAAAGGTGGTTCTGTGAATACCATCATATTCTCTTCCCATAAACTTTTTTGGGCCCCAAACTCCGAACGCTGTAATAACCGACTTGTCTTCATCTGCCAGTAATGGAAAAGGGAAATCATATTTATCTTTGAATTTGGCTTGCGCTTTGGCACTATCGGCACTTACACCCAGAAGCGCATAATTGTTGCTTTGAAAACGTTCGAAATTATCTCTTAAATCACAGGCTTCGGCGGTACAACCTGGTGTAGATGCCTTTGGATAAAAGAAAACAACTAATTTTTTACCTTTATAATCAGATAATTGATGTGATTTTCCGTCTTGGTCAATTCCTGAAAATTGAGGTGCTTGATCTCCTATTTTTAATGTAGTCATGTTTTTTATATTTTGAATTATTAGATTCTTTGACTTTTTGACTTTTAAATTTTGCCATTGTCATTGTAATTGAAATTGCTTTTCTTTACATCTCAAATCTAATGAAAATGACCAAACAGCAACGCGTAACATTTGTTATAAATACGTTAAAAGAAATATATCCTACAATCCCTATTCCGTTGAACCATAAAGATCCTTACACTTTACTAATTGCGGTTTTACTTTCGGCTCAATGTACTGATGTTCGTGTCAATCAAATTACGCCATTGCTTTTTGCCAAGGCCGATAATCCGTATGATATGATTAAAATGTCTGTGGAGGAAATCAAAGAAATCATTCGCCCTTGTGGATTATCTCCAATGAAATCGAAGGGAATTCATGGATTGTCACAAATTTTGATTGAGAAACACAATGGTCAAGTGCCCCAAAGTTTTGAATATCTGGAAGAATTACCTGCAGTAGGTCACAAAACGGCAAGTGTTGTGATGTCGCAAGCTTTTGGTGTTCCGGCATTTCCTGTAGATACCCATATTCATCGATTGATGTACCGCTGGAATTTGACGAATGGCAAAAACGTAGTTCAAACTGAAAAAGATGCCAAACGCATTTTCCCTGAAGAATTATGGAATGATTTACACCTTCAAATTATTTGGTACGGACGGGAGTATTCGCCTGCTCGTGGTTGGGATTTGGAGAAAGATATTATCACCAGGACTATCGGTAGAAAATCGGTTTTGGAAACTTATGCAAGAAAACGAATCTGATATAAACAGTAAATTTCACTAATCTTCTTATGAAAATTAGTGAAATTTGTTGTTGAAGTAAAGCATTTACAAACTTTAAATTACTTTTATAAAGAAGTGCAATTAATTGACTATAATTTCAAAAAACTTTTCCTCTGTTTTTACAATTTTCAATGCTTTAGAGTAGTTTAATAAAAAAGACACCACTTCTTTATCTGGTTTCATTTTTTTAGTAATTTTCAACGCTTTTGAGTAATTCTTTTCCATATGAAGTATAAAATTTATTTTATATTACAACGGAAGAATTTTCTATTTATTATTAATTCGTCAAAACAATTTGATGCTTGTCAATAATTTTACGCATATTCATTAATGCATATCTCATTCTACCCAATGCAGTATTGATACTTACACCTGTCAATTCAGAAATTTCTTTAAAACTCATATCTTGATACATGCGCATTACCAAAACTTCTTTTTGGTCAGCTGGTAAACCTTCGATAATTTTTCTGATATCAATTTCTACCTGATCTGCAATAATTTTATTTTCGATGGTAAGAGAATCATCAGACATTACAGAAAAGATAGAAAATTCTTCTGTCTCTCTATATAACGGCATTTTTTTTGATTTTCGAAAATGATCTATTATTAGATTATGAGCTATTCTCATAATCCAAGGTAAAAACTTACCTTCCTCGTTATACGAACTGGTTTTTAAAGTTTTTATCACTTTAATAAATGTATCCTGAAAGATATCATTAGAGATGTCCTTATCTGAAATTTTTGAATAAATAAATCCATAAATTTTAGATTCATGTCTCTTGATTAGTGTAGCCAATGCACTTTCGTCACCGGCAACATAATCCTTTACCAACAAAGCGTCTGATTTTTGTAAATTAGCCATAACAATTCCTTTTAGATTTAATTAGGTTTGGGGGAAATCTTCTAAAAAGTAATTTTAATGTATAGGCTTTTGTTTTTTATAGGTTTATTAATTGCCAAATTTAACAATAATTTATAATGCAGCAAGAAAAAAGTTCATAAATATCATTTTGTTTTTAAACTTCAATAAAAAACCTCTAAAAATGATTCAACTTTTAGCTTCCTTCGAATATTCATCTCTTTTACTCCTTTAATAGCAATAATCAAGGTAAAGCATGAGTTCTTTTTGCCATAGTCTCCTCATGCTCTTACATTTATTTTTTATTTTTATATACATCCAATTAGAAAAAACATATCGTTTCTATTTTTTGAAAAACTAAAATTACTGCTTAATTCTTTAAATAGCAGCATTTTGTCAAATTGTTTCATCTAAGTAAAATCATTAGAGTACCCGAACTTTTTTAAGTTTGCATAATAGTACTGATTTAATAAAAACAACATTCCTTGTAGCTAAAAATTAAGATATAAACCTACAAAATAGCAGAAACAACCACTAGATTTTCCTCTTTTCGGGTGGCTAATTCAACTTTAATTTGCTTAGCTTTTTCTTCAGTTAAGTCATAATTTCTCATTATCCACATGGCAATCAAAGTACCTAAAATTGGTATTCCCGAATAAAAAAGCCTCAAACCAGTAATTGCACCTTCTGATTGAGTTGCAGCATCTGTATTGAACCCAACCAAAGACATAATAACTCCTGTTAATAATCCCGCAATAGCAAAGCCAAACTTTACCATCCACCAGTAAATGGCTCCAAAGATTCCTTCTCTTCGTTTTCCTGAAGTCAACTCATCCATATCGCAAACATCTGCGGTCATAGACATCATCAGTGTAAACAAGCTACCAATACCAAAAGAAAAGAAAGGCAATGCGAATAAAAACATATAAGGTTTACCTGGTATGAATAGAAACCATAACAATATGTAGCCAAAAACAGATATTCCCTGACAGATTAAAAAAGCATTCTTCTTACCTAATTTTTTAGACATTCTAGCCACTATCGGTATTACTAAAAATGTAGTTGACAAAGCTCCAACACAGCCAAAAAGCGTTGGCCAAATACCTGCAGCTTCTGTACTTCCATTAAAAAGATAATAAACAACGATAAAAAATGAAAAGGCAGCAACGGTATTAAAAGCATTAAAAATCAAGAAAGTGGCAATACAAAGTTTTCTAAAAGGTTTACTGCTAAAAGCCTCTTTGAAACTTTTAAAAATTTCTTTTAAACTACCTCCTATTGTACTAAATGTTAATGGAGCAAAACTATTTTCACCTTTTGTTGATTTACTGGTAATAAAAATTGCAGGAATCATAGCCAATATCATACACGAAACCCCTACCCAAACTGCCAAAGTTCTAGTTGCTGTATCTGCATTTGGAAACCAACTTGGGTCATACATAACCACCCAAAACCAAGGAGCGATTACCCACGCCCATTGCCCAATCCATTGTGAAATTGCCATAATATTGGTTCTCTCATGAAAATCATCACTCATTTCATACCCCATGGCTACATAAGGAACACTAAAAATGGACAAGCCTAAATAAAATACAAAAGACCAAAAAAGAAAGAATATAAAATTATAATCCAATCCATTTTCTCTATATAATTGCCACATTACAACAAAGGAAACCCCCATAATAATGGCTCCAATAAAAACATAATGACGTCTTCTTCCCCATTTAGAGCGGGTATTGTCTGATATAAATCCCATAATCGGATCAATAAAAGCATCAAATATTCTAGGCAGAAAAAACAAAATTCCCCACATCCAAGCTGGAAAACCTAAATCCTGCACCAATACTACCATAAAAATACCGAGAGCTGCAGGAAACATTTGATTCGCTAACATGCCTAATCCAAAGGCAATTTTTTGACCCATTGGAACCATTTTTTTGGGATTTACATTAATACTTTCCATATTTTGAGAATTTTGGTTATTATAATTATTATTTATTTTTTAAAAACTAGAGATTACAATTTTTTGTATTTTTTTGATCGGGTCTATTTATTTTAGCACAATTATGAATTTTGTTTTTGTGTTTTGTACTAAAAATAAATAGCAAAAATTATTATGAATTAAAACTTATCATTATTAGTTACTTTTTTTAATACTGCAGCAGGAGTTTTAACATCCAACCACAACAATTCTTCGTTTCCATTATATGTTTTTGTAATTGGTTTTCCGTCACGAGTTAAACCTTTAAAAATGCCTTTGTCAACCATTTCCCAAAGCGCATATTTTGCCCGAACTTGAAGATTGATTAAACCAAAATGATTTTCAGAACCCAATATATTTTTATCTTTCCACTGCTCATCAAAAGCCTCGAAGTAGAAAAGAGACATTTTCTCTTTGTTTGTCCATTCTCTCATGAGTTTATAATAAACTGCCGATTTGTATTCGTCTGTTGCTTTTGAACCTGATTCTCCGTAAAACTCATTAGATTCAGTAGCCCAGCCAGTTTCACCAATGTGAATGGGCTTATTTACACCCAAAGATTTCATGTAATTCAAAACACCATTGTATTGAGCAATGCTATAATCTCTTGCTCGAATCATTGCTGCATTAACTTTTTCACGTTCTGACAGCTGTGATTCATCTTCTAAAATCCCCCAAAATTGAGGGTTGTAATGCGTGTCATGCATAGGATACGAATGCATTGAAATATAATCGACTGCTTTTATGAGTTGATTCAAATCTTCAACATGGTATTCATTGCTCCCACCACCCCAAGAAGCAAAATTATCGGAGCTTGTTATCCATACCTCTTTGCCTAATTTTTGCTGTTTCTTTAAATCTTGCAAATAATTTACCCATTTCAATATAATACTTGGTTCGACATAATACGCCCATGCCCATTTTACCATTGCTTCATTTCCGACAGAAATAATCTTTACGATATCAGGATATTCATTTGCTAATTTTACAGCTTCGGCAATTTCTATTGGATTGCGTTCACTGTCTTCATTTCGGATAAGCGGATTTGATGTCCAAGAATTTTTACAATCAATCCATACTCCTAACATTACATACATTTCAAAATTTGGATTCTCTTTCTTTACTATTCTTATCGCTTTCAATAAATTAGAAATTTCAGTATGATGCACATTATAAGTTCGAAGCACTTTGATATTCATTGCCGAAAGGATTCTTAAATCATCTGTTATTTGAGAAACGGTAGGTTCAATATCCCTGGTTTTGTCTCTATAGCCTCCATAGCACATGGCCAGATAATTGGGATTTCCTAAAATTTTCTCGGCAGTTATTTCGGCAGGCACGGAATTCATGCTCTTGCAATTGCTAAACAAAACAGACATTAGCAATAGTACCAATAAGACTTTGATTTTCTTCATCTTACTATCAATTAATAGAAACTGTTACTTGAGTGATTTCCCCTGTACGGTTGAATATTTTTTGACTGTTTTCATGATTCAAAGTCAAAGTGGAAACAGTTTCGGTTTTACCATCTTTGTATTTCACTTCAACTTGATTCGCATTTCCTTTTTTATAAACAATTGGCACCTGAGAAACTGTAAATGCTAGACTTCCTCTATCTAAAGTTATTGAATAAGGTTTGTTGCCAAAATCAATAAAACTCACGATTTCCTCTTGTTGCAAAAATTGATTTTCATTTAGTAAAGTAGGCTCAAATGAAAGTTGACCATTTTTTATTTTCACACCCAATTCGCCTTTTCGAGTTAAAACATCTTC
Coding sequences within:
- a CDS encoding alpha/beta hydrolase, with translation MNLSLEYKIREPKVILDKYPLLLLLHGYGSNEADLFSFAPELPEEYYIVSARAPYDLQYGSYAWYAINFDADQNKFSDNDQARISKDKIANFIDELIANYPIDADDVNLIGFSQGSILSYAVALSYPEKINKVVAMSGYLNLEIASEDYLKNNLSKLKIFASHGTVDQVIPVDWARKTPAILEKLGIAITYKEYPVGHGVAPQNFYDLKNWLIEK
- a CDS encoding MBL fold metallo-hydrolase, encoding MKVYFLGTGTSQGIPIIGSDHEVCKSADSKDKRLRVSVWISWKDHSYVIDCGPDFRQQMLASNCRKVDGILFTHEHADHTAGLDDIRPFNFRQGAIPIYAHKRVLVNIEKRFDYIFETVNKYPGAPSVKTIEIKNNVPFPIGNKIAIPINVMHGDLQVFGFRIDDFAYLTDVKTIENAEILKLKNLKVLVVNALREQPHNTHFNLQEALDFIALLKPDKAYLTHISHMLGFHEVVQKNLPENVYLAYDNLEISI
- a CDS encoding TonB-dependent receptor; protein product: MEAQKIKLKGDKVIEQIPSIKDKALRINLNENIYGTFAEIGAGQETVRHFFRSGGSSGTIAKAMSAYDKDFSDAVYGIEEDGRYVTESRLKKMLTFEGELIEERLSRTKHPNKMFFSYANTVATIDFAKQFKGHGWVGIRYQLDPTEAYNEIIIHIRFKETDSRLQQETLGVLGVNLIYGAFYKYNDPKKLLRYLYDHLDKDQLEIDTINFSGPRFADVDNRLMSLQLVKNGMTDAVMFNPEGKNILPAAILYKKNILAFRGSFRPVTKVNMDMYKESLKMFLEENKVEKENTLVIFEITLSNLRSDGEIDERDFMDRAELLCSLGQTVMISNFQEYYKVVEYFSNYTKARMGLAMGVNNLVDIFDEKYYRHLSGGILEAFGKLFYRDMKVFLYPMLGEDGETITSENLKVHPRMKELYKFFKFNGKVVDIEDYNPEILEVFSREVLKMISEGKPGWEPMLPPGVPEIIKEKCLFGYQANPLLEASK
- the bcp gene encoding thioredoxin-dependent thiol peroxidase — encoded protein: MTTLKIGDQAPQFSGIDQDGKSHQLSDYKGKKLVVFFYPKASTPGCTAEACDLRDNFERFQSNNYALLGVSADSAKAQAKFKDKYDFPFPLLADEDKSVITAFGVWGPKKFMGREYDGIHRTTFVIDENGIIIDVISEVKTKAHADQILK
- a CDS encoding endonuclease III domain-containing protein, with amino-acid sequence MTKQQRVTFVINTLKEIYPTIPIPLNHKDPYTLLIAVLLSAQCTDVRVNQITPLLFAKADNPYDMIKMSVEEIKEIIRPCGLSPMKSKGIHGLSQILIEKHNGQVPQSFEYLEELPAVGHKTASVVMSQAFGVPAFPVDTHIHRLMYRWNLTNGKNVVQTEKDAKRIFPEELWNDLHLQIIWYGREYSPARGWDLEKDIITRTIGRKSVLETYARKRI
- a CDS encoding RNA polymerase sigma factor, yielding MANLQKSDALLVKDYVAGDESALATLIKRHESKIYGFIYSKISDKDISNDIFQDTFIKVIKTLKTSSYNEEGKFLPWIMRIAHNLIIDHFRKSKKMPLYRETEEFSIFSVMSDDSLTIENKIIADQVEIDIRKIIEGLPADQKEVLVMRMYQDMSFKEISELTGVSINTALGRMRYALMNMRKIIDKHQIVLTN
- a CDS encoding MFS transporter translates to MESINVNPKKMVPMGQKIAFGLGMLANQMFPAALGIFMVVLVQDLGFPAWMWGILFFLPRIFDAFIDPIMGFISDNTRSKWGRRRHYVFIGAIIMGVSFVVMWQLYRENGLDYNFIFFLFWSFVFYLGLSIFSVPYVAMGYEMSDDFHERTNIMAISQWIGQWAWVIAPWFWVVMYDPSWFPNADTATRTLAVWVGVSCMILAMIPAIFITSKSTKGENSFAPLTFSTIGGSLKEIFKSFKEAFSSKPFRKLCIATFLIFNAFNTVAAFSFFIVVYYLFNGSTEAAGIWPTLFGCVGALSTTFLVIPIVARMSKKLGKKNAFLICQGISVFGYILLWFLFIPGKPYMFLFALPFFSFGIGSLFTLMMSMTADVCDMDELTSGKRREGIFGAIYWWMVKFGFAIAGLLTGVIMSLVGFNTDAATQSEGAITGLRLFYSGIPILGTLIAMWIMRNYDLTEEKAKQIKVELATRKEENLVVVSAIL
- a CDS encoding glycosyl hydrolase family 17, which encodes MKKIKVLLVLLLMSVLFSNCKSMNSVPAEITAEKILGNPNYLAMCYGGYRDKTRDIEPTVSQITDDLRILSAMNIKVLRTYNVHHTEISNLLKAIRIVKKENPNFEMYVMLGVWIDCKNSWTSNPLIRNEDSERNPIEIAEAVKLANEYPDIVKIISVGNEAMVKWAWAYYVEPSIILKWVNYLQDLKKQQKLGKEVWITSSDNFASWGGGSNEYHVEDLNQLIKAVDYISMHSYPMHDTHYNPQFWGILEDESQLSEREKVNAAMIRARDYSIAQYNGVLNYMKSLGVNKPIHIGETGWATESNEFYGESGSKATDEYKSAVYYKLMREWTNKEKMSLFYFEAFDEQWKDKNILGSENHFGLINLQVRAKYALWEMVDKGIFKGLTRDGKPITKTYNGNEELLWLDVKTPAAVLKKVTNNDKF